In Oryctolagus cuniculus chromosome X, mOryCun1.1, whole genome shotgun sequence, a single window of DNA contains:
- the SOWAHD gene encoding ankyrin repeat domain-containing protein SOWAHD yields MAQPRGTADPEPKASRAPTAQSLRGAPQPRLSRVDTGSLGRYRGNVAVAAAPRECPSQGSLTLSGAGSGRRRGALRELLGLQGAVPAGKLSEERAEEPSSGGPGGLNGQGGSGLCLEPREHAWILAAAEGRFEVLQELLEAEPGLLLRCDPISGYTVLHWLAKHGRHEELILLHDFALRRGLPLDVSVPGSGGLTPLHLAALQGHDMVIKVLVGALGADPTRRDHSGHRACHYLRPDAPQRLRELSGAEDCEATGGHQWGNANNNSSAAAAWTLRRTPSAAGVTAVGTNRRAAATRTREKNTVASRVAQIHGLFRHLFPFFQDR; encoded by the coding sequence ATGGCCCAGCCCCGAGGGACCGCAGATCCGGAGCCCAAGGCCTCTCGCGCGCCAACCGCGCAGAGCCTGCGGGGCGCCCCACAGCCCCGCCTCTCGAGAGTGGACACAGGTAGCCTGGGCAGGTACCGGGGCAATGTCGCCGTCGCCGCCGCCCCCCGGGAGTGCCCCTCCCAAGGCTCGCTGACGCTCTCGGGAGCGGGCTCAGGACGCCGACGGGGAGCCCTGCGGGAGCTATTGGGGCTGCAGGGGGCGGTTCCCGCCGGGAAGCTGTCCGAGGAGCGCGCGGAGGAGCCGTCCTCGGGAGGGCCCGGCGGACTCAATGGGCAGGGAGGCAGCGGACTGTGCCTGGAGCCGCGGGAACACGCGTGGATCCTGGCGGCCGCCGAGGGCCGCTTTGAAgtgctgcaggagctgctggaaGCTGAGCCGGGACTGCTGCTGCGGTGCGATCCGATCTCGGGCTACACGGTGCTGCACTGGCTGGCCAAACACGGACGCCACGAGGAGCTCATTCTGTTGCACGACTTCGCCCTGCGCCGGGGACTGCCGCTCGACGTGAGCGTCCCGGGCAGCGGCGGCCTCACGCCCCTCCATCTGGCCGCGCTGCAAGGCCACGACATGGTCATCAAGGTGCTGGTGGGTGCCCTGGGCGCCGACCCCACGCGCCGCGACCACAGCGGCCACCGAGCGTGCCACTACCTGCGGCCCGACGCGCCACAGAGGCTGCGGGAGCTGTCGGGGGCCGAGGACTGCGAGGCGACAGGCGGCCACCAGTGGGGCAACGCCAACAATAACAGCAGCGCCGCCGCTGCGTGGACGCTGAGACGGACCCCGAGCGCAGCGGGCGTGACGGCTGTGGGGACAAACAGGAGAGCGGCGGCGACGCGGACCAGGGAGAAGAACACCGTGGCCAGCCGGGTGGCGCAAATTCATGGCCTTTTCCGCCATCTGTTCCCCTTCTTCCAGGACCGTTGA